GTTCAGCCCGGGCGTAGGGGGTAAATTCCACAGCCCGGGCTAATTCTTCGGGGCGTTCCCGCAACACCCGAAAGAAGTTGACCACTTCCCCGTCCAGGTCGTTGTAAACCTCGATGGGGGCGGGAGGCTTCCGCAACAGCACC
The Chloroflexota bacterium genome window above contains:
- a CDS encoding DNA adenine methylase, with protein sequence MTTLAPPAPILRYHGAKWKIAPWIIQHFPPHTTYVEVFGGSAGVLLRKPPAPIEVYNDLDGEVVNFFRVLRERPEELARAVEFTPYARAE